A single window of Bombus affinis isolate iyBomAffi1 chromosome 15, iyBomAffi1.2, whole genome shotgun sequence DNA harbors:
- the LOC126924899 gene encoding calcium release-activated calcium channel protein 1-like — translation MPNNNLTEKESSNRNSLLMQVEKTSGERYGKSNTVSIQRSTEEIASKSSKATQIDLIQLSYGTQRIKPTSLAYLPKQTSESGYPCYSKSSSLCPSQSELVLSPRNRNSRYVALDMRSMGSFPLSNSHTSVNNMPYTCCCTCVGSPVPPTSSSQQTEEQDGPEGLSWRRLHMSRAKLKATATTSELLSGFAMVAMVELQINEPTAVPEWLFVMFAVCTTVLVSVHIFALMISTYLLPNIEAISKLQVSRLVTESPHERMRGFIELAWAFSTVLGLFLFLVEVAILCWVKFWDYSFTAATASTIIVIPVLIVFIAFAVHFYHSLVVYKCESSVSDMNELESIKRNLDNVTMRQSSV, via the exons ATGCCGAACAATAACTTAACCGAAAAAGAGTCTTCAAACAGGAACAGTCTTTTGATGCAGGTCGAAAAAACATCGGGCGAGAGGTATGGCAAGAGCAACACAGTTTCCATCCAGAGGAGCACCGAAGAAATAGCCAGTAAATCAAGCAAGGCGACTCAGATTGATCTCATCCAATTGTCTTACGGTACACAAAGAATCAAACCGACTTCTCTGGCTTATTTGCCCAAACAGACGAGCGAATCCGGTTATCCCTGTTACTCCAAGAGCTCCTCCTTATGCCCGTCTCAGAGTGAATTAGTTCTATCGCCAAGGAACAGGAATAGTCGTTATGTAGCTTTAGATATGAGATCTATGGGTAGTTTCCCATTATCAAATAGTCATACCTCGGTAAATAATATGCCATACACATGTTGTTGTACGTGTGTGGGGTCACCTGTGCCTCCAACATCTTCCTCACAGCAGACGGAAGAACAAGATGGTCCTGAGGGTCTCTCATGGAGGAGACTTCACATGAGCAGAGCTAAATTGAAAGCAACTGCAACAACGTCAGAGTTATTAAGCGGTTTCGCTATG GTAGCTATGGTTGAGCTGCAAATAAACGAGCCAACCGCGGTGCCGGAGTGGCTGTTTGTGATGTTCGCTGTTTGCACAACCGTCCTAGTATCAGTACACATCTTTGCTTTAATGATAAGCACGTATTTATTGCCCAATATCGAGGCCATCAGTAAACTTCAGGTATCTCGGCTTGTCACGGAATCCCCTCATGAGAGAATGCGCGGCTTCATCGAGTTGGCTTGGGCATTTTCTACGGTGTTAGGATTATTTCTATTCTTAGTGGAGGTGGCTATACTGTGCTGGGTGAAATTCTGGGATTACTCGTTCACGGCCGCCACTGCCAGTACGATTATAGTTATCCCGGTCCTTATAGTGTTCATTGCCTTCGCCGTTCACTTCTATCATTCGTTAGTTGTATACAAATGCGAGTCCTCGGTATCTGATATGAACGAGCTGGAAAGCATCAAGAGAAATTTAGATAACGTGACGATGAGACAGAGCAGCGTGTGA
- the LOC126924901 gene encoding rho GTPase-activating protein gacM-like isoform X1 has product MTNAMGGTNLHTPSSIFQHMMNQQNTSQQPETWMQIPQVPPMSIPWSVPSLQQPELVRFTGGPSFESILHQKRKLETCDLLDMRQTKQFITEEKMAAHFKGLHISSNYQQSSVPSTSTADSQPVNPRELNMELELDTANADQIKTGPRLVLSEELKRIQHEPILPNSLLSKLERPSMALVLWEPPSKHLRIFPTRDTPTPIPNTSDDNNNNDNNNNNNNNNNEAIADLNQTISSNSSIFEPMEL; this is encoded by the exons ATGACA AATGCAATGGGAGGAACGAATCTCCATACACCTTCATCCATATTTCAACATATGATGAATCAGCAAAATACTTCACAACAACCAGAGACATGGATGCAAATACCACAGGTGCCTCCAATGTCTATACCATGGAGTGTACCATCTCTCCAACAACCAGAATTAGTCAGATTTACCGGAGGACCAAGTTTCGAATCAATTCTTCATCAGAAGAGAAAACTTGAGACCTGCGATCTGCTAGATAT GAGACAAACGAAACAGTTTATAACAGAAGAAAAAATGGCTGCACATTTTAAAGGTTTACATATTAGTTCCAATTATCAACAGTCTTCAGTGCCATCAACTTCAACAGCTGACTCACAACCAGTTAATCCTAGGGAGTTGAATATGGAACTAGAATTGGATACAGCTAATGCAGATCAAATCAAAACTGGACCCAGGCTAGTTCTTTCAGAGGAACTGAAGAGAATCCAACATGAACCAATCCTTCCAAATTCCCTGTTATCCAAATT GGAAAGGCCCTCCATGGCTTTAGTCCTTTGGGAACCACCGAGCAAACATCTTCGTATATTTCCAACTAGAGATACACCAACTCCGATTCCTAATACGTCTGACGATAATAATAACAAcgataataacaacaataataataataacaacaacgaAGCGATTGCTGATTTGAATCAGACGATATCGAGCAATTCATCAATTTTCGAGCCAATGGAATTATGA
- the LOC126924901 gene encoding homeobox protein 10-like isoform X2, producing MGGTNLHTPSSIFQHMMNQQNTSQQPETWMQIPQVPPMSIPWSVPSLQQPELVRFTGGPSFESILHQKRKLETCDLLDMRQTKQFITEEKMAAHFKGLHISSNYQQSSVPSTSTADSQPVNPRELNMELELDTANADQIKTGPRLVLSEELKRIQHEPILPNSLLSKLERPSMALVLWEPPSKHLRIFPTRDTPTPIPNTSDDNNNNDNNNNNNNNNNEAIADLNQTISSNSSIFEPMEL from the exons ATGGGAGGAACGAATCTCCATACACCTTCATCCATATTTCAACATATGATGAATCAGCAAAATACTTCACAACAACCAGAGACATGGATGCAAATACCACAGGTGCCTCCAATGTCTATACCATGGAGTGTACCATCTCTCCAACAACCAGAATTAGTCAGATTTACCGGAGGACCAAGTTTCGAATCAATTCTTCATCAGAAGAGAAAACTTGAGACCTGCGATCTGCTAGATAT GAGACAAACGAAACAGTTTATAACAGAAGAAAAAATGGCTGCACATTTTAAAGGTTTACATATTAGTTCCAATTATCAACAGTCTTCAGTGCCATCAACTTCAACAGCTGACTCACAACCAGTTAATCCTAGGGAGTTGAATATGGAACTAGAATTGGATACAGCTAATGCAGATCAAATCAAAACTGGACCCAGGCTAGTTCTTTCAGAGGAACTGAAGAGAATCCAACATGAACCAATCCTTCCAAATTCCCTGTTATCCAAATT GGAAAGGCCCTCCATGGCTTTAGTCCTTTGGGAACCACCGAGCAAACATCTTCGTATATTTCCAACTAGAGATACACCAACTCCGATTCCTAATACGTCTGACGATAATAATAACAAcgataataacaacaataataataataacaacaacgaAGCGATTGCTGATTTGAATCAGACGATATCGAGCAATTCATCAATTTTCGAGCCAATGGAATTATGA